In Pseudorca crassidens isolate mPseCra1 chromosome 16, mPseCra1.hap1, whole genome shotgun sequence, one DNA window encodes the following:
- the DENND10 gene encoding DENN domain-containing protein 10 isoform X3 — protein MKIWSREMREISEEKDTNGEVLWVWCYPSTTATLRNLLLRKCCLTEENKLLHPFVFGQYRRTWFYITTVEVPDSSVLKKVTHFSIVLTAKDFNPEKYAAFTRILCRMYLKHGSPVKMMESYIAVLTKGICQSEENGSFLSKDFDARKAYLAGSIKDIVSQFGMETVILHTALMLKKRIVVYHPKIEAVQEFTRTLPALVWHRQDWTILHSYVHLDADELEALQMCPGYVAGFVDSEVSNRSDLYDVFVNLADGEITIAPLAKEAMTMGKLHKEIGQLIVQSAEDPEKSDSQVIQDISLKTKEIFTNLAPFSEVSDDGEKRVLNYEALKQRRFPPATENFLYHLAAAEQMLKI, from the exons ATGAAGATCTGGAGCAGAGAAATGAGGGAGATCTCTGAGG AAAAGGACACAAATGGAGAAGTTCTGTGGGTGTGGTGTTATCCTTCCACGACAGCTACTTTAAGGAACCTACTGCTGAGAAAATGCTGCCTTACAGAGGAAAACAAACTTCTCCATCCCTTCGTCTTTGGTCAGTACAGAAGAACATGGTTTTATATCACAACAGTTGAAGTTCCAGATTCTTCCGTTTTGAAAAAG gtgactcatttttctattgttctGACCGCCAAAGATTTTAATCCAGAGAAATATGCCGCCTTCACTAGGATATTGTGTAG AATGTACCTAAAACATGGGAGCCCAGTTAAGATGATGGAGAGTTACATCGCGGTTCTCACAAAGGGGATATGCCAGAGTGAAGAAAATGGCTCTTTCCTTAGCAAGGATTTTGATGCCCGAAAGGCATACCTTGCAGGCTCCATcaaag acaTTGTATCTCAGTTTGGAATGGAAACTGTTATCTTACACACAGCACTGATGCTAAAGAAAAGAATTGTCGTCTATCACCCCAAAATAGAAGCTGTTCAGGAGTTTACCAG GACTCTGCCTGCCCTGGTGTGGCATCGACAGGACTGGACCATACTTCACTCCTACGTGCACCTGGATGCCGACGAGCTGGAAGCCCTGCAGATGTGCCCAG GTTACGTCGCTGGATTTGTAGACTCGGAGGTGAGCAATAGATCTGACCTGTATGATGTGTTTGTGAATCTGGCAGATGGTGAGATTACCATTGCCCCGCTTGCAAAAG AGGCCATGACAATGGGCAAACTACATAAAGAAATCGGTCAGTTAATTGTCCAGTCGGCAGAAGATCCAGAGAAATCAGACAGTCAAGTTATACAG GATATTTccctaaaaacaaaagaaatcttcACCAACCTGGCTCCATTTTCAGAAGTTTCGGATGATGGAGAAAAGCGAGTGCTCAATTACGAGGCACTAAAGCAAAGACGATTTCCACCAGCAACAGAAAACTTCCTCTACCACCTAGCAGCCGCGGAACAAATGCTGAAAATCTGA
- the DENND10 gene encoding DENN domain-containing protein 10 isoform X1 translates to MLESRFSATSLFERQSGWESDHLSTVEKDTNGEVLWVWCYPSTTATLRNLLLRKCCLTEENKLLHPFVFGQYRRTWFYITTVEVPDSSVLKKVTHFSIVLTAKDFNPEKYAAFTRILCRMYLKHGSPVKMMESYIAVLTKGICQSEENGSFLSKDFDARKAYLAGSIKDIVSQFGMETVILHTALMLKKRIVVYHPKIEAVQEFTRTLPALVWHRQDWTILHSYVHLDADELEALQMCPGYVAGFVDSEVSNRSDLYDVFVNLADGEITIAPLAKEAMTMGKLHKEIGQLIVQSAEDPEKSDSQVIQDISLKTKEIFTNLAPFSEVSDDGEKRVLNYEALKQRRFPPATENFLYHLAAAEQMLKI, encoded by the exons TGACCATCTTTCCACCGTAGAAAAGGACACAAATGGAGAAGTTCTGTGGGTGTGGTGTTATCCTTCCACGACAGCTACTTTAAGGAACCTACTGCTGAGAAAATGCTGCCTTACAGAGGAAAACAAACTTCTCCATCCCTTCGTCTTTGGTCAGTACAGAAGAACATGGTTTTATATCACAACAGTTGAAGTTCCAGATTCTTCCGTTTTGAAAAAG gtgactcatttttctattgttctGACCGCCAAAGATTTTAATCCAGAGAAATATGCCGCCTTCACTAGGATATTGTGTAG AATGTACCTAAAACATGGGAGCCCAGTTAAGATGATGGAGAGTTACATCGCGGTTCTCACAAAGGGGATATGCCAGAGTGAAGAAAATGGCTCTTTCCTTAGCAAGGATTTTGATGCCCGAAAGGCATACCTTGCAGGCTCCATcaaag acaTTGTATCTCAGTTTGGAATGGAAACTGTTATCTTACACACAGCACTGATGCTAAAGAAAAGAATTGTCGTCTATCACCCCAAAATAGAAGCTGTTCAGGAGTTTACCAG GACTCTGCCTGCCCTGGTGTGGCATCGACAGGACTGGACCATACTTCACTCCTACGTGCACCTGGATGCCGACGAGCTGGAAGCCCTGCAGATGTGCCCAG GTTACGTCGCTGGATTTGTAGACTCGGAGGTGAGCAATAGATCTGACCTGTATGATGTGTTTGTGAATCTGGCAGATGGTGAGATTACCATTGCCCCGCTTGCAAAAG AGGCCATGACAATGGGCAAACTACATAAAGAAATCGGTCAGTTAATTGTCCAGTCGGCAGAAGATCCAGAGAAATCAGACAGTCAAGTTATACAG GATATTTccctaaaaacaaaagaaatcttcACCAACCTGGCTCCATTTTCAGAAGTTTCGGATGATGGAGAAAAGCGAGTGCTCAATTACGAGGCACTAAAGCAAAGACGATTTCCACCAGCAACAGAAAACTTCCTCTACCACCTAGCAGCCGCGGAACAAATGCTGAAAATCTGA
- the DENND10 gene encoding DENN domain-containing protein 10 isoform X4, translated as MPPSLGYCVDIVSQFGMETVILHTALMLKKRIVVYHPKIEAVQEFTRTLPALVWHRQDWTILHSYVHLDADELEALQMCPGYVAGFVDSEVSNRSDLYDVFVNLADGEITIAPLAKEAMTMGKLHKEIGQLIVQSAEDPEKSDSQVIQDISLKTKEIFTNLAPFSEVSDDGEKRVLNYEALKQRRFPPATENFLYHLAAAEQMLKI; from the exons ATGCCGCCTTCACTAGGATATTGTGTAG acaTTGTATCTCAGTTTGGAATGGAAACTGTTATCTTACACACAGCACTGATGCTAAAGAAAAGAATTGTCGTCTATCACCCCAAAATAGAAGCTGTTCAGGAGTTTACCAG GACTCTGCCTGCCCTGGTGTGGCATCGACAGGACTGGACCATACTTCACTCCTACGTGCACCTGGATGCCGACGAGCTGGAAGCCCTGCAGATGTGCCCAG GTTACGTCGCTGGATTTGTAGACTCGGAGGTGAGCAATAGATCTGACCTGTATGATGTGTTTGTGAATCTGGCAGATGGTGAGATTACCATTGCCCCGCTTGCAAAAG AGGCCATGACAATGGGCAAACTACATAAAGAAATCGGTCAGTTAATTGTCCAGTCGGCAGAAGATCCAGAGAAATCAGACAGTCAAGTTATACAG GATATTTccctaaaaacaaaagaaatcttcACCAACCTGGCTCCATTTTCAGAAGTTTCGGATGATGGAGAAAAGCGAGTGCTCAATTACGAGGCACTAAAGCAAAGACGATTTCCACCAGCAACAGAAAACTTCCTCTACCACCTAGCAGCCGCGGAACAAATGCTGAAAATCTGA
- the DENND10 gene encoding DENN domain-containing protein 10 isoform X2 has translation MAATEAADPLLMLGVGLIEKDTNGEVLWVWCYPSTTATLRNLLLRKCCLTEENKLLHPFVFGQYRRTWFYITTVEVPDSSVLKKVTHFSIVLTAKDFNPEKYAAFTRILCRMYLKHGSPVKMMESYIAVLTKGICQSEENGSFLSKDFDARKAYLAGSIKDIVSQFGMETVILHTALMLKKRIVVYHPKIEAVQEFTRTLPALVWHRQDWTILHSYVHLDADELEALQMCPGYVAGFVDSEVSNRSDLYDVFVNLADGEITIAPLAKEAMTMGKLHKEIGQLIVQSAEDPEKSDSQVIQDISLKTKEIFTNLAPFSEVSDDGEKRVLNYEALKQRRFPPATENFLYHLAAAEQMLKI, from the exons ATGGCTGCAACTGAGGCTGCGGACCCTTTGCTGATGCTCGGAGTCGGGCTGATCG AAAAGGACACAAATGGAGAAGTTCTGTGGGTGTGGTGTTATCCTTCCACGACAGCTACTTTAAGGAACCTACTGCTGAGAAAATGCTGCCTTACAGAGGAAAACAAACTTCTCCATCCCTTCGTCTTTGGTCAGTACAGAAGAACATGGTTTTATATCACAACAGTTGAAGTTCCAGATTCTTCCGTTTTGAAAAAG gtgactcatttttctattgttctGACCGCCAAAGATTTTAATCCAGAGAAATATGCCGCCTTCACTAGGATATTGTGTAG AATGTACCTAAAACATGGGAGCCCAGTTAAGATGATGGAGAGTTACATCGCGGTTCTCACAAAGGGGATATGCCAGAGTGAAGAAAATGGCTCTTTCCTTAGCAAGGATTTTGATGCCCGAAAGGCATACCTTGCAGGCTCCATcaaag acaTTGTATCTCAGTTTGGAATGGAAACTGTTATCTTACACACAGCACTGATGCTAAAGAAAAGAATTGTCGTCTATCACCCCAAAATAGAAGCTGTTCAGGAGTTTACCAG GACTCTGCCTGCCCTGGTGTGGCATCGACAGGACTGGACCATACTTCACTCCTACGTGCACCTGGATGCCGACGAGCTGGAAGCCCTGCAGATGTGCCCAG GTTACGTCGCTGGATTTGTAGACTCGGAGGTGAGCAATAGATCTGACCTGTATGATGTGTTTGTGAATCTGGCAGATGGTGAGATTACCATTGCCCCGCTTGCAAAAG AGGCCATGACAATGGGCAAACTACATAAAGAAATCGGTCAGTTAATTGTCCAGTCGGCAGAAGATCCAGAGAAATCAGACAGTCAAGTTATACAG GATATTTccctaaaaacaaaagaaatcttcACCAACCTGGCTCCATTTTCAGAAGTTTCGGATGATGGAGAAAAGCGAGTGCTCAATTACGAGGCACTAAAGCAAAGACGATTTCCACCAGCAACAGAAAACTTCCTCTACCACCTAGCAGCCGCGGAACAAATGCTGAAAATCTGA